TTTACAGCCGGCAGTGCGACTACACAGACCGTTTCGATTCCCATTATCGACGACACTCTGGAAGAGCAGCATGCCGAATATTTTGTGCTGAGTCTTGAAAACCCGGTAGGATTAAGCATTACCGGTAACCCGATGACTACGGTGTATATTAAAGATAACGACAAACAGGCACCTGTAGCGAATAATGACATCCAGCTGGAATACATCGGAAGTTTTGACCCTTCCGGAGCCAGCAGCAGTTCCTGTGAAATTGTGGTACACGACCCGGCCACGCAGCGTTTGTTTACCATTAGTGCTATTGCCGACAAGCTGGAAATAATCGATTTCTCCAATCCGGCAGCGTTAAGTGTCGTAAACTCCATCAATATGGCGTCTTTTGGCGGAATCACCAGCGTAGCCGTTAAGAATGGCGTAGTAGCTGTGGCTTCTCCAAACGCTAACGAACAACTAAACGGTTCCGTAGTATTTTTTGACACGAACGGAAACTTTTTAAAACAGGTTACAGTAGGCGCCTTACCGGATATGGTTACTTTTTCACATGACGGTACCAAAGTACTGACTGCTAACGAAGGACAGCCAAACGATGCCTATACGGTAGATCCGGAAGGTTCTGTTTCCATCATTGACATTTCCGGCGGAATCGCAAGCTTGTCTCAGTCCGATGTAACGACCTTATTGTTCACGGCCTATAATGCACAGGAAAGTGCCCTGATTGCTTCCGGTGTTCGTAAAACCAAAAGCAGCAGTACTTTGTCGCAGGATTTCGAACCGGAATACATTACCATCAGCGCCGATTCTCAAAGAGCATGGGTTACCTTACAGGAAAACAACGCTATTGCAGAAATCAATTTAAACACCAAATCCATTGCCGATGTTTGGGCATTGGGCACCAAAGACCTTCGTATTCCGGGTAACGGAATGGACATTTCCGATAACAACAGCGAAGTATTGATTGCCAACTGGCCGGTTGAAGCCTATTATATTCCGGATGCCGTTGCCAACTACACCGTTGGCGGAACCACTTACCTGCTGACAGCTAATGAGGGTGATGAAAAAGAATACAGCGGCCTTACCGAAAGAACAACCATTGGTGCCAATACCTATACTTTAGATCCGGCTGTTTTCCCGAATGCTGCCGTTTTAAAGCAAAATCATAATGCCGGAAGACTGCGTGCGACCAACCTGAACGGAAACACCGATGCCGATGCCGATTATGAACAGATCAGAATATTAGGAGCCCGTTCGTTCTCTATTTTCAATGCCGATACCAAAGCCATCGTATTTGACAGTGGTGACGATTTTGAAATGTACACTGCAATGACCCCTTCCATCAACCCTATTTTTAATGCCGATCACGGGGACAACGTTAAAAAAGGAAGAAGCCGCGCCAAAGGTCCGGAGCCGGAAGGTATCACCATAGCCGAAATTGCCAGTAAAACATTTGCCTTTATCACACTGGAACGCGTGGGTGGTGTTATGGTATATGACGTAACCAATCCTGCCGATGTGAAATTTGTAGACTATAAAAACAGCCGCAGCGTTTCTGCTTATTCCGGCGATTTAGGTCCGGAAGGCGTAACGTTCATTAAAGCAGCAAACAGCCCTACCGGGAAAAATTATGTGGCTGTAGCCAATGAAATAAGCGGTACGATCAGCATGTATGAAGTGAATACCGCCAACCTTTCCAATGACGATTTCACGAATGCACCGAAAACATTCACGGTATTCCCGAATCCGTCAAACAAAGGTCTGGTGTATTTTAACCGTGTAGCCGATTATCAGTTATACGATCTTTCCGGAAAACTGATTCAGTCGGAGAAAAATGCCTTAACCATCAACACCTCAAAACTAACAGCGGGTATTT
This region of Flavobacterium inviolabile genomic DNA includes:
- a CDS encoding choice-of-anchor I family protein, encoding MTQHYTTKKNLLRLFLFMGTTFTWGQTQLHYWNFNALPSGNLNTVAPDASLLPTGTAISYPGTGAGYMDNVAGSVLNAQNGDAAGLGLRPRNPSNTRSLLVTAPTTGYQNIIIKFATTRTTQGASVQNYSYTLNGTDFITTGLTVTSYSPQTEPTYEVVTLNFSGITGVANNPNFALKIDFGGTTAAGSSGNNRFDNLTITGTIAGGTDTTAPVATFLPANNATNVAITSQPTISFNEAIRLADNSPINNTNVDALVELRLGNASGAPVPFDATISNNVITIAPAQPLTNSQNYYVAVVPNTIEDTNDNAITTTPSSVFTTVAFDTKIAMASNFITVNENHGTLNFNLNLTAPSNASVDLVVKAAPFSTADTGDFTLATQTLHFTAGSATTQTVSIPIIDDTLEEQHAEYFVLSLENPVGLSITGNPMTTVYIKDNDKQAPVANNDIQLEYIGSFDPSGASSSSCEIVVHDPATQRLFTISAIADKLEIIDFSNPAALSVVNSINMASFGGITSVAVKNGVVAVASPNANEQLNGSVVFFDTNGNFLKQVTVGALPDMVTFSHDGTKVLTANEGQPNDAYTVDPEGSVSIIDISGGIASLSQSDVTTLLFTAYNAQESALIASGVRKTKSSSTLSQDFEPEYITISADSQRAWVTLQENNAIAEINLNTKSIADVWALGTKDLRIPGNGMDISDNNSEVLIANWPVEAYYIPDAVANYTVGGTTYLLTANEGDEKEYSGLTERTTIGANTYTLDPAVFPNAAVLKQNHNAGRLRATNLNGNTDADADYEQIRILGARSFSIFNADTKAIVFDSGDDFEMYTAMTPSINPIFNADHGDNVKKGRSRAKGPEPEGITIAEIASKTFAFITLERVGGVMVYDVTNPADVKFVDYKNSRSVSAYSGDLGPEGVTFIKAANSPTGKNYVAVANEISGTISMYEVNTANLSNDDFTNAPKTFTVFPNPSNKGLVYFNRVADYQLYDLSGKLIQSEKNALTINTSKLTAGIYLIRTAEGITQKLIVK